Proteins found in one Miscanthus floridulus cultivar M001 chromosome 4, ASM1932011v1, whole genome shotgun sequence genomic segment:
- the LOC136550141 gene encoding uncharacterized protein — translation MLSLQVVAPILYWESTTFSRPAIALICFGAIALFPSVLLPSSPFMWLAGMTFGYLYGFLIITVGMSIGMSLPYFIGSAFHCRIHRWLEKWPKKAAFVRLAGEGDWHHQFKAVALLRISPFPYIVFNYASVATNVKYYPYIAGSMAGTIHETFLAIYSGKLLQSLAVATSHGSFLSLDQIIYNGIGFTIAAASTAAITIYAKKALQKLQAEDEIF, via the exons ATGTTGTCATTGCAGGTTGTTGCACCTATTCTTTACTGGGAATCAACAACTTTCAGCAGACCAGCTATTGCTCTAATATGTTTTGGCGCAATCGCCTTATTCCCAAGTGTTTTGTTACCTTCTTCGCCCTTCATGTGGCTTGCGGGGATGACTTTTGGATATCTTTATGGCTTTTTGATAATCACAGTGGGGATGAGCATAGGCATGTCATTGCCGTATTTTATAGGCTCTGCATTCCACTGTAGGATACAT AGATGGTTGGAGAAGTGGCCAAAGAAAGCAGCTTTTGTTAGGCTTGCTGGCGAAGGAGATTGGCATCATCAATTTAAGGCTGTTGCATTACTAAGGATTTCTCCATTTCCATATATAGTTTTTAACTATGCTTCTGTGGCTACGAATGTCAAATATTACCCATACATAGCGGGTTCTATGGCTGGAACCATACATGAAACTTTTCTTGCAATATACAG TGGGAAACTTCTACAAAGCTTGGCTGTAGCAACTAGCCATGGGTCCTTCTTGTCGTTGGATCAGATTATCTACAATGGAATCGGCTTTACAATTGCTGCAGCTTCCACTGCTGCGATCACTATTTATGCAAAGAAAGCACTTCAAAAGCTCCAAGCGGAGGACGAGATATTTTGA
- the LOC136550140 gene encoding GRF-interacting factor 10, giving the protein MAAEGEGKNPAGGGGGDNPQHQQAVQAAPAQAQGEAAQEAGGQGTGLEPEEGKADREVEGGGAGEKVDAACRDLVLVEDPEVVAVEDPEEAAATAALQEEMKALVASIPDGAGAAFTAMQLQELEQQSRVYQYMAARVPVPTHLVFPVWKSVTGASSEGAQKYPTLMGLATLCLDFGKNPEPEPGRCRRTDGKKWRCWRSTIPNEKYCERHMHRGRKRPVQVVVEDDEPDSASGSKSTPGKATEGAKKADDESPSSKKLAVAAPAAVQST; this is encoded by the exons ATGGCGGCGGAGGGGGAGGGCAAGAACCCGGCGGGCGGTGGCGGAGGGGATAACCCCCAGCACCAGCAGGCAGTGCAGGCTGCGCCGGCACAGGCACAGGGGGAAGCGGCGCAGGAGGCTGGAGGGCAGGGGACGGGACTAGAGCCGGAGGAGGGGAAGGCGGATCGAGAGGTggagggcggcggcgcgggggagaAGGTCGACGCCGCGTGCAGAGATCTGGTCCTGGTCGAGGATCCGGAGGTGGTCGCCGTCGAGGATCCGGAGGAAG CTGCAGCAACTGCAGCACTTCAGGAAGAAATGAAAGCGCTTGTGGCATCGATCCCTGATGGTGCTGGGGCAGCATTCACAGCCATGCAGCTTcaggagctagagcagcagtccCGGGTGTATCAGTACATGGCTGCCCGAGTACCTGTGCCTACTCACCTCGTCTTCCCCGTATGGAAGAGTGTAACTGGTGCATCCTCTGAAGGCGCCCAGAAGTACCCTACAT TGATGGGCTTAGCAACACTCTGCTTGGACTTTGGGAAGAACCCAGAACCAGAACCAGGAAGGTGTCGGCGAACAGATGGTAAAAAATGGCGATGTTGGAGAAGCACTATCCCAAATGAGAAATACTGTGAACGTCATATGCATCGTGGTCGCAAGCGTCCTGTACAGGTTGTCGTTGAGGACGATGAGCCCGATTCTGCTTCAGGATCAAAATCCACTCCTGGCAAGGCTACCGAAGGTGCCAAGAAGGCTGATGACGAGAGCCCAAGTAGCAAGAAGCTTGCAGTGGCAGCACCAGCTGCTGTGCAGTCTACATAA